A genome region from Archaeoglobus fulgidus DSM 4304 includes the following:
- the pan gene encoding proteasome-activating nucleotidase: protein MGDSEIQYLLEKLKKLEEDYYKLRELYRRLEDEKKFIESERIRYEREVRRLRSEVERLRSPPLLVGVVSDILEDGRVVVKSSTGPKFVVNTSQYINEEELKPGARVALNQQTLAIVNVLPTSKDPMVYGFEVEEKPEVSYEDIGGLDVQIEEIREAVELPLLKPELFAEVGIEPPKGVLLYGPPGTGKTLLAKAVANQTRATFIRVVGSEFVQKYIGEGARLVREVFQLAKEKAPSIIFIDELDAIAARRTNSDTSGDREVQRTMMQLLAELDGFDPRGDVKVIGATNRIDILDPAILRPGRFDRIIEVPLPTFEGRIQIFKIHTRKMKLAEDVDFKELARITEGASGADIKAICTEAGMFAIREERAKVTMLDFTKAIEKVLKKTTPIPDLKGVMFV from the coding sequence ATGGGCGATAGCGAAATACAATACCTCCTGGAAAAGTTGAAGAAGCTGGAGGAGGATTACTACAAGCTTAGAGAGCTTTATCGCAGATTGGAAGACGAGAAGAAGTTTATCGAAAGCGAAAGAATAAGGTATGAAAGAGAAGTAAGAAGGCTGAGAAGTGAAGTTGAAAGATTACGCTCACCGCCATTACTCGTAGGTGTTGTTTCAGACATACTTGAAGACGGAAGAGTTGTTGTGAAGAGCTCAACCGGACCGAAGTTCGTTGTCAACACCTCGCAGTACATCAATGAGGAAGAACTCAAGCCGGGTGCGAGAGTCGCTTTAAACCAGCAGACGCTGGCAATAGTGAATGTCCTTCCAACATCCAAAGACCCAATGGTTTACGGCTTTGAGGTGGAGGAGAAGCCAGAAGTTAGCTACGAGGACATAGGAGGTCTTGATGTACAGATTGAGGAAATCAGAGAGGCTGTTGAGCTGCCGCTGCTGAAACCGGAGCTTTTCGCGGAAGTTGGCATAGAGCCGCCCAAGGGTGTGCTGCTCTACGGTCCGCCGGGTACGGGTAAAACCTTGCTGGCCAAAGCGGTCGCAAACCAGACGAGGGCAACGTTCATACGTGTGGTTGGCAGCGAGTTCGTTCAGAAGTACATCGGAGAGGGAGCAAGGCTGGTCAGAGAGGTGTTCCAGCTCGCAAAGGAGAAGGCACCTTCAATAATATTCATAGATGAGCTTGATGCAATAGCTGCGAGAAGGACAAACAGCGATACCAGCGGTGACAGGGAGGTTCAGAGGACGATGATGCAGCTCTTAGCTGAGCTTGACGGCTTCGACCCGAGAGGGGATGTGAAGGTCATCGGTGCGACGAACAGGATCGACATACTCGACCCAGCAATCCTTCGACCTGGAAGGTTTGACAGAATAATAGAGGTTCCGCTACCAACGTTCGAGGGGAGGATACAGATTTTCAAGATACACACGAGGAAGATGAAGCTTGCGGAGGACGTTGACTTCAAGGAGCTTGCGAGAATCACGGAGGGTGCGAGTGGAGCGGACATCAAGGCGATATGCACCGAGGCAGGGATGTTTGCCATCAGAGAGGAGAGGGCGAAGGTTACAATGCTGGACTTCACCAAGGCGATAGAGAAGGTGCTCAAGAAGACGACTCCGATACCCGATTTGAAGGGAGTGATGTTCGTTTAA